From a region of the Nitrospira sp. genome:
- a CDS encoding cation transporter: MTCELFPVTVKKALEKVPGVSHVTVEFDKKTATVTFDSDKATPGMLTKATTEAGYPSVMGKE, from the coding sequence ATGACGTGCGAACTTTTCCCCGTCACCGTAAAGAAAGCCCTCGAAAAAGTGCCGGGAGTGAGCCATGTTACGGTGGAATTTGACAAGAAAACTGCCACGGTAACCTTCGACTCTGACAAGGCCACGCCGGGAATGTTGACAAAAGCCACGACCGAGGCGGGATACCCCTCGGTAATGGGAAAGGAGTGA
- a CDS encoding YkgJ family cysteine cluster protein, producing the protein MRADLPGVFLVQPSQLFQNTSQWFDRAGAALLGTLPCRQGCSHCCMGLFPVTLLDKREIQRGLRSLPDEHRMRIEEKAREQVSTLAVAAPALITNHFIDRWPDGEIDGLIERFDALPCPALERDGSCGLYDFRPLVCRSMGIPTDDGERVHGACVVQTAVPLIRLSNALREQESRLVEREAEELGTLRDRLGAEGEELLLPYAFLPESEAGTATDTT; encoded by the coding sequence ATGAGAGCTGATCTGCCGGGAGTGTTTCTCGTGCAACCCTCTCAACTCTTTCAAAACACCTCGCAATGGTTTGATCGCGCCGGCGCCGCCCTTCTTGGAACTCTCCCGTGTCGCCAAGGTTGCTCCCACTGTTGTATGGGCCTGTTTCCTGTAACCCTCCTCGACAAGCGGGAGATTCAGCGCGGTCTTCGGTCGCTGCCTGACGAACACCGGATGAGGATAGAGGAGAAAGCTAGAGAGCAAGTCAGCACGCTCGCCGTTGCGGCACCTGCACTGATCACGAATCACTTCATCGATCGATGGCCGGATGGGGAAATCGATGGCCTCATCGAGCGGTTCGATGCCCTGCCTTGTCCGGCTTTGGAACGCGATGGAAGCTGTGGACTCTATGACTTTCGCCCGCTGGTCTGTCGCTCTATGGGAATTCCCACGGATGACGGAGAACGCGTCCATGGCGCCTGTGTGGTGCAAACCGCCGTTCCGCTTATCCGCCTGTCCAACGCGCTTCGCGAGCAAGAGAGCCGTCTCGTGGAGAGGGAAGCGGAAGAGCTTGGAACCTTGCGTGACCGGCTGGGAGCCGAGGGCGAGGAGCTGCTTTTGCCGTATGCTTTCTTGCCTGAATCCGAGGCGGGAACAGCGACTGACACGACCTAG
- a CDS encoding HU family DNA-binding protein, with protein MAKSMTKSQIADYLAGKAGITKKGAVQILDDLAALAYREAKNVFTVPGIGKLKLANRKARIGRNPQTGAEIKIPAKRVVKFRVAKAAKDSILGKK; from the coding sequence ATGGCAAAATCAATGACGAAGTCACAGATTGCGGATTACTTGGCCGGAAAAGCCGGCATCACGAAGAAAGGTGCGGTCCAGATCCTCGATGATCTGGCGGCTTTGGCTTATCGTGAGGCCAAGAACGTCTTTACCGTGCCCGGCATCGGCAAGCTCAAGTTGGCCAACCGAAAGGCTCGTATCGGCCGCAACCCTCAGACCGGCGCAGAGATCAAGATTCCGGCAAAGCGGGTCGTCAAGTTTCGCGTAGCGAAGGCTGCTAAGGACTCGATTCTCGGCAAGAAGTAA
- a CDS encoding MoaD/ThiS family protein, translated as MVTIMLTGQLQTVDGERDLACELDQPMSVRRLIQRQGVQLRHLLQLLREKKVFVTINKRIASEDSLVQDGDAIRLIGHDGMGGSGLGPSDP; from the coding sequence ATGGTGACCATCATGTTGACCGGGCAACTGCAAACCGTGGATGGAGAGCGGGATCTGGCATGTGAACTCGACCAGCCCATGTCTGTCCGCCGACTGATCCAACGGCAAGGAGTGCAGCTTCGCCACCTCCTGCAGTTGCTGCGGGAAAAGAAGGTGTTTGTAACCATCAATAAGCGGATAGCCAGTGAGGATTCGCTTGTTCAGGATGGAGATGCCATTCGTCTGATCGGGCACGATGGAATGGGAGGCAGCGGACTTGGGCCATCGGATCCCTGA
- the rfbC gene encoding dTDP-4-dehydrorhamnose 3,5-epimerase, with protein sequence MRVTSIDIPGVLLLEPSVLSDRRGRFMETYHERRYREAGLEEGFVQDNYSKSVRNTVRGLHFQEPRAQGKLVMVLEGTVYDVIVDIRKGSPTFSKWYGVELSAENPLQIYIPPGCAHGFCVTSDTASFLYKCTAYYSPQDDRGILWNDPALGILWPVSEPILSAKDQGHRTLAGMEAELPVYRPTT encoded by the coding sequence GTGCGTGTGACTTCCATTGACATTCCTGGTGTGCTCTTGCTCGAACCCTCTGTCCTTTCCGATCGTCGAGGGCGTTTTATGGAAACGTATCACGAGCGTCGTTACCGAGAAGCCGGCCTCGAAGAGGGATTCGTCCAGGACAACTACTCCAAATCCGTCCGGAATACCGTGCGCGGCCTTCATTTTCAAGAACCTCGGGCACAGGGGAAGCTCGTCATGGTCCTTGAGGGGACTGTGTACGACGTCATCGTCGATATCCGCAAGGGGTCGCCGACATTCAGCAAGTGGTACGGCGTCGAGCTCTCAGCTGAGAATCCGCTGCAAATTTACATTCCTCCGGGCTGCGCTCATGGTTTTTGCGTGACGAGCGACACCGCCTCCTTCTTGTATAAGTGCACGGCCTACTATTCGCCGCAAGATGACCGAGGCATCCTCTGGAACGACCCTGCTTTGGGGATTCTCTGGCCGGTCAGCGAGCCTATTCTCTCAGCAAAAGACCAAGGCCACCGTACACTGGCAGGAATGGAAGCAGAATTGCCCGTCTATAGACCGACGACCTAG
- the dnaB gene encoding replicative DNA helicase has translation MSDAQLFPTLPPHSEEIEMAVLGALLLGGSFDDVAEVVSEEDWYFRRNQQIFAAMKRVAGRNDTIEPLAVSNELESAGVIREIGGLAYLNELSLAVPSASNIQTHIRMVKELSVLRALRDIGREILTRSEEKKSSELIAIEAERRLYNACWARQVRVWQSHMDVIHETLNHIEMMQCRGERISGITTGLIALDRMLGGWQQSDLVVMAARPSMGKTSLMCQAAMAAARAGSNVAIVSLEMSRRQLVMRMVAIDAGVDLFALNNGQLSDDEKRRVATSAMSLSNLPIHYDDSGMLNIDRLRAKVRQLRVKKQVDILFLDYLQLMEGVRKRDGRQVEVSEISRGLKSLAKELEVTVVTLSQLSRECEKRESKRPILSDLRESGSIEQDADIVLMLYRDEVYHEESLDKGLAEILVRKHRNGPTGELRLGFVKQYVRFEDLES, from the coding sequence ATGAGCGACGCGCAACTGTTCCCAACACTGCCACCGCATAGTGAAGAAATCGAAATGGCTGTCCTCGGAGCCCTGCTTCTCGGAGGATCGTTCGATGACGTCGCGGAGGTGGTCAGCGAGGAGGATTGGTACTTCCGTCGGAACCAACAGATTTTTGCCGCGATGAAACGCGTCGCTGGAAGGAATGACACGATTGAGCCGCTCGCAGTCTCGAATGAATTGGAGTCAGCCGGTGTGATTCGAGAGATCGGAGGCCTCGCGTATCTCAACGAGCTCAGTTTAGCCGTGCCATCGGCTTCGAACATTCAGACCCATATAAGGATGGTCAAGGAACTCTCAGTGTTGCGGGCCTTACGCGACATCGGACGCGAAATCCTCACGAGGTCCGAGGAGAAGAAGTCTTCCGAACTAATTGCGATCGAAGCAGAACGCCGGCTGTACAACGCCTGTTGGGCGCGGCAGGTCCGGGTCTGGCAATCGCACATGGACGTGATTCACGAGACCTTGAATCATATCGAGATGATGCAGTGCCGTGGAGAAAGGATCAGCGGCATCACTACAGGATTGATAGCCCTCGACCGGATGTTGGGTGGATGGCAACAGAGTGACTTGGTGGTTATGGCCGCTCGACCTTCGATGGGTAAAACCTCGCTCATGTGTCAGGCTGCCATGGCCGCGGCACGTGCAGGGTCTAACGTGGCAATTGTTTCCCTCGAAATGAGTCGGCGCCAGTTGGTCATGAGGATGGTCGCCATTGACGCGGGCGTGGATCTATTTGCGCTGAACAATGGGCAGCTGAGTGACGACGAGAAACGCCGGGTGGCCACTTCGGCGATGTCACTCAGTAACCTTCCAATCCACTACGACGACTCCGGCATGCTCAACATCGATCGATTACGAGCGAAGGTTCGCCAGCTCAGGGTCAAGAAGCAAGTGGATATTCTCTTCCTCGATTATCTCCAACTCATGGAAGGAGTGAGGAAGCGAGACGGCCGCCAGGTCGAGGTGTCGGAAATCTCCCGAGGTCTGAAGTCCCTGGCTAAAGAGCTAGAAGTGACCGTCGTCACGCTGTCTCAACTCTCGCGGGAATGTGAAAAGCGTGAGAGTAAGCGCCCGATTCTCTCTGATCTTCGTGAGAGTGGATCCATCGAGCAAGATGCTGACATCGTGCTCATGCTGTATCGGGACGAAGTCTACCACGAAGAATCACTCGATAAGGGTCTTGCCGAGATCTTGGTCCGTAAGCATCGAAATGGCCCAACGGGTGAGCTGCGGCTTGGATTTGTGAAACAGTATGTGCGGTTTGAGGATCTGGAATCTTAG
- a CDS encoding DUF1376 domain-containing protein — protein sequence MGRPPAFQLYVKDWLTSKKRAAMALDQQAAYMNLLCHCWDTDDCSLPDDPAILAALSELREHWSTRSTPVQQAFESHPKKPGFLTNIRLYAEHQKYLRIQKERRRAGRESGASRLKQRTNDTEHVFNKRSAPVEQKPNSSIPIPSSRRKEREIHTGSSSLKQSPEEVQQRWNAIPGVKLCKALGTTIRARIQARLKQYPDAAWWETFFQRIQGSDFLCGRTNCGKPPFHASLDWALAPTNLDKIEAGNYDTLIDLKPASTQGCQERVQCGISLKLCGQPVITEVCGRPLCAEHKEYHERRATVPNTATA from the coding sequence ATGGGACGTCCACCCGCATTTCAGTTATACGTCAAGGACTGGTTGACCAGTAAGAAGCGCGCCGCCATGGCCCTTGACCAGCAAGCCGCCTACATGAATCTGCTGTGTCATTGTTGGGATACTGACGACTGTTCTCTTCCCGATGATCCGGCCATCCTAGCGGCACTTTCCGAACTTCGGGAGCACTGGAGCACCCGTTCAACACCTGTTCAACAGGCGTTCGAGTCCCATCCAAAGAAGCCTGGATTCCTGACAAACATCCGCTTGTATGCTGAACATCAAAAATATCTCCGGATTCAGAAAGAGCGGAGACGTGCCGGTCGAGAAAGTGGCGCAAGTCGGCTAAAGCAGAGAACAAATGATACTGAACATGTGTTCAACAAACGTTCAGCACCTGTTGAACAAAAGCCGAACTCTTCAATCCCAATCCCATCTTCAAGAAGGAAGGAAAGAGAGATACACACGGGCTCCTCTTCGCTCAAGCAGAGTCCTGAAGAAGTCCAACAACGCTGGAATGCCATTCCTGGTGTCAAACTCTGCAAAGCGCTGGGAACGACGATCCGAGCACGCATACAGGCTCGGCTGAAGCAATATCCGGACGCGGCCTGGTGGGAAACTTTCTTCCAGCGCATCCAAGGGTCAGACTTCCTCTGCGGGCGGACCAACTGCGGGAAGCCGCCCTTTCACGCCTCCCTCGATTGGGCCCTGGCGCCGACGAACCTGGACAAAATCGAAGCCGGAAATTACGACACTCTGATCGATCTCAAGCCTGCTTCGACGCAAGGGTGCCAAGAGCGGGTGCAGTGTGGAATATCTCTGAAGCTATGCGGGCAGCCCGTAATCACAGAGGTCTGCGGGCGTCCGTTGTGTGCTGAGCACAAGGAGTACCATGAGCGACGCGCAACTGTTCCCAACACTGCCACCGCATAG
- a CDS encoding helix-turn-helix domain-containing protein, producing the protein MNEYLTTLDTAKLLGRSVERVRDYEREGRLPAQKTRSGQRFFKLSDVEQLAKELRAKKWEKR; encoded by the coding sequence ATGAACGAATATCTTACGACCTTGGACACCGCCAAATTACTCGGCCGATCCGTCGAGCGTGTTCGCGATTATGAACGAGAAGGACGCTTGCCAGCACAGAAAACTCGAAGCGGGCAACGCTTCTTTAAGTTGAGTGATGTCGAGCAGCTTGCCAAGGAGCTGAGGGCTAAGAAGTGGGAAAAAAGGTAA